Proteins from a single region of Carassius gibelio isolate Cgi1373 ecotype wild population from Czech Republic chromosome B15, carGib1.2-hapl.c, whole genome shotgun sequence:
- the LOC127973193 gene encoding gamma-aminobutyric acid receptor-associated protein-like, whose translation MEVFIICFPQVIVEKAPKARIGDLDKKKYLVPSDLTVGQFYFLIRKRIHLRAEDALFFFVNNVIPPTSATMGLLYQEHHEEDFFLYIAYSDESVYGDFREICN comes from the exons ATGGAagtgtttattatttgttttccacAGGTGATCGTAGAGAAAGCTCCCAAAGCCAGAATAGGAGATCTGGACAAGAAGAAATATCTTGTCCCGTCTGACCTGACAG TGGGGCAGTTCTACTTCCTCATTCGGAAAAGGATCCACTTGAGGGCCGAAGATGCCCTCTTCTTCTTTGTCAACAACGTCATTCCTCCCACATCAGCCACTATGGGGCTTCTTTACCAG GAGCACCATGAAGAAGACTTTTTTCTTTACATTGCCTACAGTGATGAAAGCGTCTATGGGGACTTTAGAGAGATATGTAACTAA
- the LOC127973164 gene encoding G protein pathway suppressor 2-like isoform X2: MLAPPIPTIMPALLERPKLSNAMARALHKHIMRERERKRQEEEEVDKMMEQKLKEEEERKRKKEMEERMSLEETKEQIMKMGVKLQGLQEEKHQLFLQLKKVLHEEEKRRRKEQSDMTTLTSATYQPNMAIHSGPHLLSMQGQSSHGRPGALLGERSKQLFQSPVIPTRHFQSQPGFSTAGTEHGQYSGAQPSHSPYGVTQSQHTSPFASSQPVPANYASGSQLRGASAFQTMQYLPHQQQGYAVHSHFTSQPGYIPSAGIPLQKQLEHANQQSGFTDSSPLRPMHPQALHVSAAGLLPTASIAVQIPPGKSGLPYAHPPRPASPGAFTHGTPSQQAHAATFQSSSQPSPRHTYLSHSQSGQRFYHHSK; encoded by the exons ATG CTGGCACCACCGATCCCTACTATCATGCCGGCTCTTCTGGAGAGGCCCAAACTGTCCAATGCTATGGCACGTGCCTTACATAAGCACATTATGAGAGAGAGGGAGCGGAAGAGACAAG AGGAGGAAGAGGTGGACAAAATGATGGAGCAGAaactaaaagaagaagaagagaggaagaggaagaaagagatGGAGGAGAGAATGTCCTTAGAGGAAACAAAAGAGCAG ATTATGAAGATGGGAGTGAAGCTGCAGGGTCTTCAAGAGGAGAAGCACCAGCTTTTTCTGCAGCTGAAGAAAGTCCTACATGAGGAGGAGAAAAGACGTCGGAAGGAACAGAG TGACATGACAACTCTGACCTCGGCAACATACCAGCCAAACATGGCCATCCACAGTGGGCCGCACCTTCTCAGCATGCAAG GGCAGTCTAGTCATGGGCGTCCTGGTGCTCTTCTTGGGGAACGCAGTAAACAGCTCTTCCAGTCTCCAGTCATTCCT ACGCGTCATTTCCAGTCTCAGCCAGGATTCAGTACAGCTGGAACAGAGCATGGCCAGTACTCTGGAGCCCAGCCGAGTCATAGCCCCTATGGAGTCACCCAGTCGCAGCATACATCACCTTTTGCCTCCAGTCAGCCGGTGCCAGCCAATTATGCCAGTGGTTCACAACTTAGAG GTGCATCAGCATTCCAGACCATGCAGTACTTGCCCCATCAACAGCAAGGTTATGCGGTCCACAGTCACTTCACCTCTCAGCCAG GTTATATCCCCAGCGCTGGGATTCCCCTGCAGAAACAGTTGGAGCATGCTAACCAGCAGTCGGGCTTCACAGACTCT AGTCCATTGAGGCCCATGCATCCACAGGCTCTGCATGTAAGCGCTGCAGGTTTGCTGCCTACTGCTTCTATTGCTGTCCAGATCCCTCCTGGCAAG tctGGCTTACCATATGCTCATCCACCAAGACCAGCTTCTCCAGGTGCGTTCACACATGGAACGCCCTCACAACAAGCACATGCG GCTACATTTCAAAGCTCTTCTCAACCAAGCCCTCGCCACACCTACCTTTCTCACAGCCAGTCAGGGCAGAGGTTTTACCACCATAGCAAATAG
- the LOC127972656 gene encoding cellular tumor antigen p53 isoform X2 — MIWMYSSDLNKLFCQLAKTCPVQMLVDVAPPQGSVIRATAIYKKSEHVAEVVRRCPHHERTPDGDVLAPPAHLIRVEGNSLAVYREDDITHRHSVAVPYEAPQLGAEWTTVLYNFMCNSSCMGGMNRRPILTIITLETHEGQLLGRRSFEVRVCACPGRDRKTEESNFGKDQETKTLGKTPSTTKRSMTKESSSSTPRSEGSKKAKLSASSDDEIYYLPVRGKERYEMLKKINNGLELSDMVPPADVDKYLQKLSTKAKKDGQTPEPKRGKKLIVKDAKSDSD, encoded by the exons ATGATCTGGATG TACTCGTCTGACCTGAATAAGCTCTTTTGTCAACTGGCGAAAACGTGTCCAGTTCAGATGCTGGTGGATGTTGCCCCTCCCCAGGGCTCGGTGATCAGAGCCACAGCTATATATAAGAAGTCCGAACATGTGGCTGAGGTGGTCCGTCGATGTCCCCACCATGAGAGAACCCCAGATGGCGATG TATTGGCTCCTCCTGCTCACCTTATCCGAGTGGAAGGAAACTCACTTGCTGTTTACAGAGAGGACGACATAACCCACAGGCACAGTGTGGCGGTTCCCTATGAAGCTCCTCAA ctgggAGCAGAATGGACAACTGTTTTGTACAATTTCATGTGCAATAGCAGTTGCATGGGTGGCATGAACCGCCGACCCATCCTCACGATCATCACTCTGGAGACTCATGA AGGTCAGTTGCTGGGCCGCAGGTCTTTCgaggtgcgtgtgtgtgcgtgcccaGGCAGAGACAGGAAAACTGAGGAGAGCAACTTCGGGAAAGACCAGGAGACCAAAACCTTGGGCAAGACCCCTTCTACCACCAAACGCA GCATGACTAAAGAATCCTCTTCATCCACACCGCGATCTGAGGGCAGTAAGAAGGCCAAACTGAGCGCGAGCAGTGATGATGAGATCTATTACCTGCCG GTTAGGGGAAAAGAAAGATACGAAATGCTGAAAAAGATTAATAACGGTTTGGAATTGAGCGACATGGTACCTCCAGCTGATGTGGACAAATACCTTCAAAAATT atccACCAAGGCCAAGAAGGATGGCCAAACACCTGAGCCTAAAAGAGGCAAAAAACTAATTGTTAAGGATGCGAAAAGTGATTCTGATTAG
- the LOC127972656 gene encoding cellular tumor antigen p53 isoform X1: MEESQEFAELWQRNLISSPDGGTGWDLINDEYLSGSFDLNIFGDVVNEQPQSSTSPPTASVPVATDYPGEHGFKLGFPQSGTAKSVTCTYSSDLNKLFCQLAKTCPVQMLVDVAPPQGSVIRATAIYKKSEHVAEVVRRCPHHERTPDGDVLAPPAHLIRVEGNSLAVYREDDITHRHSVAVPYEAPQLGAEWTTVLYNFMCNSSCMGGMNRRPILTIITLETHEGQLLGRRSFEVRVCACPGRDRKTEESNFGKDQETKTLGKTPSTTKRSMTKESSSSTPRSEGSKKAKLSASSDDEIYYLPVRGKERYEMLKKINNGLELSDMVPPADVDKYLQKLSTKAKKDGQTPEPKRGKKLIVKDAKSDSD, encoded by the exons ATGGAAGAAAGTCAAGAATTTGCTGAACTGTGGCAGCGAAACCTCAT TTCCTCTCCGGATGGAGGCACTGGCTGGGACTTAATCAATGATGAg TATCTTTCAGGCTCTTTCGACCTGAATATATTTGGAGATGTGGTGAATGAACAGCCACAGTCCTCCACCTCCCCTCCGACCGCCTCTGTTCCTGTTGCCACTGATTATCCTGGGGAACATGGCTTCAAACTGGGCTTCCCGCAATCTGGCACCGCCAAGTCTGTCACCTGCACG TACTCGTCTGACCTGAATAAGCTCTTTTGTCAACTGGCGAAAACGTGTCCAGTTCAGATGCTGGTGGATGTTGCCCCTCCCCAGGGCTCGGTGATCAGAGCCACAGCTATATATAAGAAGTCCGAACATGTGGCTGAGGTGGTCCGTCGATGTCCCCACCATGAGAGAACCCCAGATGGCGATG TATTGGCTCCTCCTGCTCACCTTATCCGAGTGGAAGGAAACTCACTTGCTGTTTACAGAGAGGACGACATAACCCACAGGCACAGTGTGGCGGTTCCCTATGAAGCTCCTCAA ctgggAGCAGAATGGACAACTGTTTTGTACAATTTCATGTGCAATAGCAGTTGCATGGGTGGCATGAACCGCCGACCCATCCTCACGATCATCACTCTGGAGACTCATGA AGGTCAGTTGCTGGGCCGCAGGTCTTTCgaggtgcgtgtgtgtgcgtgcccaGGCAGAGACAGGAAAACTGAGGAGAGCAACTTCGGGAAAGACCAGGAGACCAAAACCTTGGGCAAGACCCCTTCTACCACCAAACGCA GCATGACTAAAGAATCCTCTTCATCCACACCGCGATCTGAGGGCAGTAAGAAGGCCAAACTGAGCGCGAGCAGTGATGATGAGATCTATTACCTGCCG GTTAGGGGAAAAGAAAGATACGAAATGCTGAAAAAGATTAATAACGGTTTGGAATTGAGCGACATGGTACCTCCAGCTGATGTGGACAAATACCTTCAAAAATT atccACCAAGGCCAAGAAGGATGGCCAAACACCTGAGCCTAAAAGAGGCAAAAAACTAATTGTTAAGGATGCGAAAAGTGATTCTGATTAG
- the LOC127973164 gene encoding G protein pathway suppressor 2-like isoform X1, whose protein sequence is MLAPPIPTIMPALLERPKLSNAMARALHKHIMRERERKRQEEEEVDKMMEQKLKEEEERKRKKEMEERMSLEETKEQIMKMGVKLQGLQEEKHQLFLQLKKVLHEEEKRRRKEQSDMTTLTSATYQPNMAIHSGPHLLSMQAGQSSHGRPGALLGERSKQLFQSPVIPTRHFQSQPGFSTAGTEHGQYSGAQPSHSPYGVTQSQHTSPFASSQPVPANYASGSQLRGASAFQTMQYLPHQQQGYAVHSHFTSQPGYIPSAGIPLQKQLEHANQQSGFTDSSPLRPMHPQALHVSAAGLLPTASIAVQIPPGKSGLPYAHPPRPASPGAFTHGTPSQQAHAATFQSSSQPSPRHTYLSHSQSGQRFYHHSK, encoded by the exons ATG CTGGCACCACCGATCCCTACTATCATGCCGGCTCTTCTGGAGAGGCCCAAACTGTCCAATGCTATGGCACGTGCCTTACATAAGCACATTATGAGAGAGAGGGAGCGGAAGAGACAAG AGGAGGAAGAGGTGGACAAAATGATGGAGCAGAaactaaaagaagaagaagagaggaagaggaagaaagagatGGAGGAGAGAATGTCCTTAGAGGAAACAAAAGAGCAG ATTATGAAGATGGGAGTGAAGCTGCAGGGTCTTCAAGAGGAGAAGCACCAGCTTTTTCTGCAGCTGAAGAAAGTCCTACATGAGGAGGAGAAAAGACGTCGGAAGGAACAGAG TGACATGACAACTCTGACCTCGGCAACATACCAGCCAAACATGGCCATCCACAGTGGGCCGCACCTTCTCAGCATGCAAG CAGGGCAGTCTAGTCATGGGCGTCCTGGTGCTCTTCTTGGGGAACGCAGTAAACAGCTCTTCCAGTCTCCAGTCATTCCT ACGCGTCATTTCCAGTCTCAGCCAGGATTCAGTACAGCTGGAACAGAGCATGGCCAGTACTCTGGAGCCCAGCCGAGTCATAGCCCCTATGGAGTCACCCAGTCGCAGCATACATCACCTTTTGCCTCCAGTCAGCCGGTGCCAGCCAATTATGCCAGTGGTTCACAACTTAGAG GTGCATCAGCATTCCAGACCATGCAGTACTTGCCCCATCAACAGCAAGGTTATGCGGTCCACAGTCACTTCACCTCTCAGCCAG GTTATATCCCCAGCGCTGGGATTCCCCTGCAGAAACAGTTGGAGCATGCTAACCAGCAGTCGGGCTTCACAGACTCT AGTCCATTGAGGCCCATGCATCCACAGGCTCTGCATGTAAGCGCTGCAGGTTTGCTGCCTACTGCTTCTATTGCTGTCCAGATCCCTCCTGGCAAG tctGGCTTACCATATGCTCATCCACCAAGACCAGCTTCTCCAGGTGCGTTCACACATGGAACGCCCTCACAACAAGCACATGCG GCTACATTTCAAAGCTCTTCTCAACCAAGCCCTCGCCACACCTACCTTTCTCACAGCCAGTCAGGGCAGAGGTTTTACCACCATAGCAAATAG
- the LOC127973164 gene encoding G protein pathway suppressor 2-like isoform X3 has protein sequence MPALLERPKLSNAMARALHKHIMRERERKRQEEEEVDKMMEQKLKEEEERKRKKEMEERMSLEETKEQIMKMGVKLQGLQEEKHQLFLQLKKVLHEEEKRRRKEQSDMTTLTSATYQPNMAIHSGPHLLSMQAGQSSHGRPGALLGERSKQLFQSPVIPTRHFQSQPGFSTAGTEHGQYSGAQPSHSPYGVTQSQHTSPFASSQPVPANYASGSQLRGASAFQTMQYLPHQQQGYAVHSHFTSQPGYIPSAGIPLQKQLEHANQQSGFTDSSPLRPMHPQALHVSAAGLLPTASIAVQIPPGKSGLPYAHPPRPASPGAFTHGTPSQQAHAATFQSSSQPSPRHTYLSHSQSGQRFYHHSK, from the exons ATGCCGGCTCTTCTGGAGAGGCCCAAACTGTCCAATGCTATGGCACGTGCCTTACATAAGCACATTATGAGAGAGAGGGAGCGGAAGAGACAAG AGGAGGAAGAGGTGGACAAAATGATGGAGCAGAaactaaaagaagaagaagagaggaagaggaagaaagagatGGAGGAGAGAATGTCCTTAGAGGAAACAAAAGAGCAG ATTATGAAGATGGGAGTGAAGCTGCAGGGTCTTCAAGAGGAGAAGCACCAGCTTTTTCTGCAGCTGAAGAAAGTCCTACATGAGGAGGAGAAAAGACGTCGGAAGGAACAGAG TGACATGACAACTCTGACCTCGGCAACATACCAGCCAAACATGGCCATCCACAGTGGGCCGCACCTTCTCAGCATGCAAG CAGGGCAGTCTAGTCATGGGCGTCCTGGTGCTCTTCTTGGGGAACGCAGTAAACAGCTCTTCCAGTCTCCAGTCATTCCT ACGCGTCATTTCCAGTCTCAGCCAGGATTCAGTACAGCTGGAACAGAGCATGGCCAGTACTCTGGAGCCCAGCCGAGTCATAGCCCCTATGGAGTCACCCAGTCGCAGCATACATCACCTTTTGCCTCCAGTCAGCCGGTGCCAGCCAATTATGCCAGTGGTTCACAACTTAGAG GTGCATCAGCATTCCAGACCATGCAGTACTTGCCCCATCAACAGCAAGGTTATGCGGTCCACAGTCACTTCACCTCTCAGCCAG GTTATATCCCCAGCGCTGGGATTCCCCTGCAGAAACAGTTGGAGCATGCTAACCAGCAGTCGGGCTTCACAGACTCT AGTCCATTGAGGCCCATGCATCCACAGGCTCTGCATGTAAGCGCTGCAGGTTTGCTGCCTACTGCTTCTATTGCTGTCCAGATCCCTCCTGGCAAG tctGGCTTACCATATGCTCATCCACCAAGACCAGCTTCTCCAGGTGCGTTCACACATGGAACGCCCTCACAACAAGCACATGCG GCTACATTTCAAAGCTCTTCTCAACCAAGCCCTCGCCACACCTACCTTTCTCACAGCCAGTCAGGGCAGAGGTTTTACCACCATAGCAAATAG